GTGGTTGGCGGCAGCTCGAGAGCTGTGCCTTAATCTCGTCCCCCAACTCGAACTCGTCTCCCCATGGGCCATGGCCACAAACAAGAATCTTgcgtttagttggtgaaaaagtttgggttttaatactatagcatattttgttgttacttgacaaataatgtctaatcatgaacaaattaaacttaaaagattcatctcgtgctaatcagttagaccatataattagttattttttcaactacatttaatgctctatgcatgtgtctaaaaatttGATATGACAGttactgtagaaaattttttggaactaaacgggaCTAGATGCGTGACATATCACCACAGTTGCAAGCACAGAAATCCCGGGCCAAACTTTGTCGTGTGTTTGCCACAACCTTCCAAACAGAAGCGCCACGAAACAAAGATCCAGATGAAGTTCCAAAAGATCAGTACTGGTGCTTAAACTGGAGCTGTTTCCCCGCGTACCTGCAAACAGCTCTGAATCCTGAGGAATTGTTGCCAACTGCAGTGCTGTACGACTGCGCTCTCTATCACAGTATCACTCCACTCTTTTAATGGCTCCAAACGCCCGAGCCTCGAGGTCATGAAAATGAGCCATCTCAACTCTGACAATGGGTTTTCACTCCCAGTGGGCAGAAACTATTCATGATCAGTGATCAGGTCGCTGAGATTTCACGATACTTCCACGCACATAACACATTACAAGCAGATCTTGGAGATTAGTCATCAACACCAAGACAAGAGTTACGCAGAAGCTAACAAAACCTGCTAGTTTCACTGGAAACAAATCAGCTCACCAAATCATTATAATTGGCTAATTTATCTAATCATTGTTCGATCCACAAGGGTAGTCCATAACATAGATGATCAACTCTCCAGCTGTGCCCTTGATAACACACCGGTGCAGTTTACAAGAAGGGCAGGCTTGTCAGGATGTAACATACTACGCAAATACGTTGCCTGATTCTCAGATACTGTGGTCCTGGAATTGTTCTCAGAACATTGCAGATGTAGCCTCAGCAACTTCCGTCACAACCTGGTCATAGTCTGACTtcagcttctccttcacctcTTCACTGAGCTCCCCCTTGGTTGGTTTGGTCAGAACCAAGACGCAACAAGTTGGCCTCTTAGTGGTTCCCGCGGTCGCAAGGTCCTGAAAGGGGAACATGATAAGTTTTGCTGCTGCGATGGGCAAAATTTAAGGCAATGTGTTTATTATTTATACATcactagtgaaccaaaacaagaaaagaaacaaCTTCCATGTCTTGTCACAATTAATTTAGAATAATTATATCAAATGACAAGATAAACAGGtggcaaaatttcaaaactatatgACCAAAGACCTAAAAGAGCGTCAGTACACCTACCAGGGAGATGACATAATTTCCACTTAAAGTTTTAAGAAATTTGTGTGTTGGTCATCTCGTAACCAATCTTTAGAGTTCTTTGGATACATGGGCCTTACGTGGCAGTTACAGAATTTTGGAAACCCGTATTATTGCAGAATAATCAAGCCTAAAAACATGAAGTGAGAACTCACCTCTTTCGAGGGAACATATATGTAAGGAACATTAGCTTCCTCACAAAGTATTGGAACATGTGTAATCACATCAATAGGAGAAATATTTCCAGCGATCACACAAATCCTGCACAAAGAAAAGTAACATTTCAATGATGTAGTGCGAGTTAAGCCAACAGATGCTCAAAACCTTTGAAGTGCAGCACATTCATATATGTAAGTTCATCACAATATATGTTTCATTATCATGTATGTTTCTCCATATGGATTTCAAAGTCAAATTAATCAGAATAGTGTTAACAACTTTAACATAAGATTAAAGAGCAAGATATAATTATGAAAGGACATAAGGCATGGTACATCATACTAGTACCATTTGtaagaaacaatacataagTGACAATCATTTTACCCTTTGCTGATTGGTCACCAGCTCTGTTAAGCGGATACTTCTAGTAGGCGGTGTATCCGTATCCGACACGtttcggatacggatacgcctcGGATACGTTTCCAGATGTATCCTGAAAATGCAGATACATTTTGTGTTGGATACGTGTATCCGATACGTTTGGGCCCGATGGGATACGGCCCAAACCATCAGTCGGCCCAATTAGCCCACCCCAGGTCTGATTTTACACCCCCACCTCCGTGAGACCGTGACCTAACAGCAGCCGCCGCAATCCTCGACTCCTCGTGCTCCCGTTCCTCCCTCCCGCCCGACTTCTTGTTGCCCTATGGATCTggtggccgccggccaccggcgagCTCCTTCCCCAGCAAAAaccggtcgccggcgaggctcTCCCTTCAAAACAAGTTCTTGGCCGCCTGTACGTCTCCGCCCGCCGTCAAGCCTTGCTCTCGATTCATGGGCATGGCGGCTTCGCCGGCTTGTGCTCCGGGCCTCATCTCCGGCCCCACGCTCCCTCCCCAGCCCGTCGCCTTCCGCTGCTGCTGGGCCGTGAAGCCTTCGTCCTCGCCGTCCACCTCCAGGCGCCCGCAGGGCAGGCGGGTACTCGTGCTTGCAGCCGCCTCCGCCTGCGCCTCCCCCGCCTCGACGCCGAAGACTTCCGCCACCCGCTCGACAAGCAGGCAAGTCTTCTCTTCCTGTCCGTATATACTGTTCGATTGCGCGATGGCTGTAACTTTCCGTCCTCTGAGAAATTCTCTGGCCTACTAGTGCCGTGCCACTATGTTGCTGAAATGCTGAATATCtgtggtatatatatatatatatatatatatatatatatatatatatatatataattattaattatcctAGCCGTATCCCCATATTGGTGTTTTTGGGGAAAGTGTGTATCCGTGTATCCGATACCCGTACCGGTATCCGTGTAACATAGGGCACCAGTATCACAGAAATATGTATCCTGCTCCTGCATGTCTTAATCTAAAAATTTATCCTACATGTTCTATCAGTCTACATGTCCTAACGCTTAATGGGGATTTACGTTACCCAATTAGGCAATTAATACAAGCTCACCAAGCACTCAACATGAAGAGAGAAGGATTAAGATTGAGTGCTAACCCTTTGTTCCCACGGCGGATGCTCTTGACCACCTCCTTGACTCCCCGCTTCAGACACTTGGCCTCGGAGGCTGCAAATTCGCAAAGAACCAAATCACAACCGGATGGGGTGAAACCCTGAATCCAAAGGGGCAAACACGGAATCGAATTGGGCGGAGAACGAAATCTCACGAACCTCGGCGCACGAGCTTTAGGGTCCGCTTGCAGAGCTTCTTGCCTGCGAGAGGCTTCGCGATGGGCGCTAGCGCCAgcggggtcttcttcttctccgtcTCCGTGTCgctccccatcgccgccgccgccttcgactTGTGGCTTCGCGGGTTTAGTTGGTTCTGGAGCTAGGGTTTTAGGAGGGGCGAAGCCGCTCGCAATAAATAGCGGGGTCACTGGTGAGTGGGACCCACCtgtgttgggcccacctgtctgaAAGGATTTGCGACTTGCGAGAGAGGAAGTCCAGGTACTATTTCCCGACCGGTAGCCAATAACCACCGAGCTCCGGTTTCGGTTTACAGGACCGgttttgaccggttaccggtcggaaccggttgaattcaaatccaaattcaaataaattcaaaagttctcgtgcaaccggttccgatcgatttaccggccggttttgaccggtttgaattcaaatccaaattcaaaagctcatgtgcaaccggtttaccgaccggtttgaccggtttaccgatcGGTTTGACTaatttaccggccggtttgactggtgggACTTAATGGGCTGGcccatttttttttatttaactttaaatccccgcaaactatattaaatgaacgaatttttgagaaaatttaatACCATTACAttcatcgcaacttgaagtatttttagaaatttttttgagaattttttattttttgaatttaaatttaaattttaaattttggtcGGTTGGGTATCGACCGAAatcggaaccggtccggaccggtttgaccggtaaccggtcaaaccaaaccggttcccaccggtaaaCACGGCAACACCCAAGGCCCAAACCCTACCCGCCCCGGAGCGCCCCGACGCCGTCAGGCAACAGCAGCTACCGCCGAGAACTAccctcgcctgcgccgccgccgccgggggctgCTCACGGGCGGGGATTTACACGGTGCCTCCCATTTGGTTGCCTTCTTCCTAAGTCCTTAGGCTTGGGTGCTAATCTGTTGCCATGGGGAAATCCAAAGGTGCGGCCTTTTCGCCTCTCTGAATCCCATCGCTTCCTGATCGGGTTAGATTGAATTGGGAAGGAAAAGTGAGAGCTTGCTCTTTTCTAGACAAGAAGGCTTCGCGGGAAGCGAAGGAGGACAATAAATGGGCACTTGGGGTCAAGAAGAAGCAGCTAAAGAGGAAGAAGGACAGAGTCGTGGAATGCGCCGTAGACAGCGAACCCGCTGCCGAGCATGGTGTCTCGGAAGGTAATGGTGTTGATGGCTTCTTTGCCCTTCATCCCATTTCGTTTTAAGTTGTGTTTCAGAATCAGTAGTTTCAACCTAATAAAGCTGTTGTTTGAGCTTAAAACTGGCACTTTGGTTGCCCTGCAAAGGTTGATTGACAATATACTGGCACAGCTCGAGTTAGGATGAGAAAAGCAATTAGCCAGAGTGGATACTGATTTTTTATATGCAAAATGTTGTTGGTTAGAATTTACCGAGGAATGATGATTCTTTTATTCAAGATATATGTAACTGCTGTATGATCAATATCAATCTGATACAGTACCTGATTGATGATTTTCTTTGCTGAACTTTATGATAGTTTATCACTAGCATCTTGTGTGCCTAAAACAAGTAACGCCAAAACCATCTCGTGCTCTGGACTATTATCGGTTTCATTTTATGTAATAGTTCTTAAGTTGTTCACTATGCCCTGGGTACATCTACCAAGTTTTTTCTTGTTAAAGTATCAGACAGAGTTACAGTTTTCTAAGATAATGTTATCCACCTTCGCTTTGAATGCCAGATAAAGAATTGGCACGGAGAAAGAAAATTGCATTGCTGaagcagaagaagaaaaataagcaTGCCAAAGTAAAGAGCAGCCATGCCAGggctgatgatgtggtggaaTCACTGTCAGACAGTAAAGATGATGCAACGCCTCagctgaagaagaagaggagcaaaaagaagctAATGGAAAGTAGCAGTCCTGTCAAGGTATATGAAAGTTCAGttgctagtgatgatgctggAGCATCTaagctgaagaagaagaaaaggaagggaAAAGGAGGGAAAAGCTCTGCTGGAATTAATGATGCAGAAGAAATTCTGCACGAAAATCAAAATGAGGAAACTCTAAGTGGTAAGATTGCTTATTGGGTGCTGAAAGTTTTTCTTAATCAATTTATGACTTTGATATTTTCTTGCTGATCTTAAAACGGTTTTATGTAGTGATATCGTGCAATATATTATGTATATAGTTATCTTTCCATTTAATTTTACCTAACATCTAATATGCATGTATTTTATGAAGCTGATGTCAACCAACTTGCGGCACAGAGTGAAGATATGGATAATGAGGGGCCTGAGAAACCaaagaggagaaagaaaagTAAGGCTAGTATTGCTTTATATTTGTCTTCCTAATTAAAGTTGTTCTGAAGTATCAGTTAAATGTGTTGCATAAATATTTATACTTTCtggtagggatgaaaacggtcggcgAAAGACTCCACCACTTTTACTTTCACATTTTTTTATCGGAAACGAAAGCGGTACGGTATTTTCGGAAACGAAAACGGCGCCGGTATTTCGGTAATTTCGAAAACGGAAATATACGGTCGAGAACACATTGATAACGGtcgaaacccatcaaaacggtatttaaaaaataataaacataTCAAACAATAGAGCATAACATTAACAATATGACTTGACACATCTCATATGCAAGTAGTGAAGATTCAATTAAGATATTAATTCAAACATCGTACCAATCCGTGATAACTGACACATAGTAGCATGCACGATAGTATGGCACAAAGTTGCACACAACATACGTGACATAGTCATACATGATCATTAACCAAATTCAAATAGAGACTTAAACATATACTAGCATGCCATTAAGAATAGTACTAGTGCAGGGCCGCATGCTGCCTATGCCTACAGCTGAACCTCAGgcatgtcatcatcatcacctgccACATAATCATCATTGACCAGTTCTGAAAATTCATCctacaaatataaaaatatattagtacTCATATTATCATAACAAAGTACAAAACCAATAGCCAATAATGGAATGAGAAGAACCAACCTCACGGGGGTCACTGGGTCAGGGTCAGGGAGTGGGGAGTGGGGGGATTTTGAGGTTAGGGTTAACCTGAAAGGCTGGGCCAGCAGGGAAGCCTGCGAGCTATTGGGCCGAGAAAATATGTGTTGGGTTATGCTTCAAATACGGTAGGATCCCTAAAATACGGTAATACCGGCGGTAAATTACCGCATTAATACGGTAATTTTCGAAAACGGTCGGTAGAGGCTGAAATCATTTTCGCTTTCAGTTTCGGATAAAAATACCATTTTTGTTTCTATATTTTCGGTAGctgttttcattttcatttacaCCAGAATCTCGGTAAAATCTCGAAAACGGTTCCCGGTAATCGAAAATTTTCGTTTTTGTTTTCAACCCTACTTTCTGGGGCATGTCCATTTATTGACTGCAGAGGAACTTAAAAAGTCCAATAAGGCCAAGTCAAATAAGCATGCATCAAGCAAAGATAACAACCTGGAGAGGCATGTTGAAGTTGATACTGCAAACACTGATGAGATTCCATCAGTTGACGAAGACTGTTCCAGAGGAATGAAAAGTAATATGTTGCTTTTGAGTTTTAATCTTTGATATACCATTTTTCTAGTCTTCATGAAGTCTGTTTGATGGTTTGACGATTAAACTGTACCATATCCAATGAACTCCAGTGATTATCTTTCTGAAACTTATTTAAATACCAGCTCCAGTCAATGGACATCAACGTAATCTCCAAAAGCAAATTTGATGACTATTTCTATTGTGATATTATATTTAAGAAACCAGTCAACTTATAATTCATCAAAGTACTTCtggagacaaatctattcacaGGGATATAAATTGCAAAGTAACTCAAACACCTTCTTGTGAATGGTGTGGTGAGTAGAAAGACTATATACGTGTATTGTATAATTTTAATTCCTCTTAGGATGGCACATGAAATTCATTTTAGCAGCCAATTTGTATAGAAAACTGACCTATGAACCCAAATATATATTGGTCTATCTTGTTGATTCCTGCAATGCAATAGGTTTTAAAGCATGGGCGGATCTAGGGGGTGGGCCCCGGTCCACTCTAAGATTTACCCCAAAGACCTTCACCCTCTCCATTTTTCATATTTGATCTTGTTTATTACCACTAGAAAAAatagctaataattattttCTTGTATATAGCAATCAAGTGATAATTGAATTGAGAAGGTGAAAAGTGAGAATATGACATCGTTATTAGATTAGATTGACTTATTCactaaaatatttaaaattttCTTCTATCAGACCACCCTAACCTAAAATCCTAGATTCGCCACTGTTTTAAAGTCTGCCTTATGTGTTGCAGACTTGCAGGTTTCTTATTAATTGATGTTTTGCACCTATAAATTTCTCATTTTCTACTCTCCTTTTCTGTTGGGATTTGCAATTTGATGCACCAAAGTGTTAAAAGCGTATATGTGATATCTTGACAGAATGGATCTTGGAGTACAAACAAAAGAGACCTGGTTTGAAGGTTTTGCAGGAAAGAATAGATGAGTTTATAGTTGCTCATGAAGAACAGCAGGAGAAGGTGAGTATAAGATCATCTGACGGAGCAAAATACACCGTTACTGCCGAGTAACAAGTTTCTTCCCCAAACTTAATTTTGAAGTATATGTGTCAGCACATACTCAAACAAATATTGTGATACTTATAACAAATTTCTTCCAATGTTCCCTCTGGATTTGTTTCCAGTCATAATGCCAACATCTGCTTTGCAATATGTTTAACATAGTGGTAGACTGCTTATGAATGATGACAGTCATCATATGCAACCACACTTTTGTTACCCCCCAAAATGTACAATTTGTTTCTTTCCTGACACCTATTTGATTATTTCAGGAGATGAAAGAAAGGGAGGCCCGTGCGGCAGAAGATGGATGGACAGTTGTGGTGCATCACAAGGGTCGGAAAAAGACCACAGATACTGAAAGTGGAACAACTGTTGGCTCTGTATCTCTTGTTGCAATGCAAGAGAAAATGGCTAAAAAGAAACCCAAGGAAGTTGATATGAACTTCTACAGATTTCAGAAACGAGAAGCCCGCCTCAGTGGTATGTCGTCATTGCTTAACAGGACTATACTCATTTTTAACTACTCAGTGGTTACGACACATGATGGAACCAAGATTATGTTGATATGTTCTAGGCACAGCATGAAATTGTTTGCTATTCCAGTATGGGGAACTTACAGCTTTGTGTTTCTTGTGCAGAACTGGCAATGTTGCAGAGTAAGTTCGAGCAGGACAGGAAAAGGATACAGGAGCTTAGGGCTCAGAGGAAATTCAAGCCTTACTAATTCTGCTCAAACCGCACAGATGGCTGAAGGGTTGGTTGCTGTGATCAGTGGCCACTCATTACTCGACAGTCAATTTTGTTTCGCTGGACGTTCTGTAGCATGTATGAGGGCCCTTAAACTGATACGGTGTCAACTGTAGTCTGTGTTACTTGCATTTGCCGCGCCAGTACATATTTGTTTGAATCAAAGCTATCTGGTGCGTTCTGTGGATCATTCTTGTTGCTTTTGTGGTGCCAGTACATGTTTGAATCAA
This window of the Panicum virgatum strain AP13 chromosome 1K, P.virgatum_v5, whole genome shotgun sequence genome carries:
- the LOC120640536 gene encoding H/ACA ribonucleoprotein complex subunit 2-like protein, whose protein sequence is MGSDTETEKKKTPLALAPIAKPLAGKKLCKRTLKLVRRASEAKCLKRGVKEVVKSIRRGNKGICVIAGNISPIDVITHVPILCEEANVPYIYVPSKEDLATAGTTKRPTCCVLVLTKPTKGELSEEVKEKLKSDYDQVVTEVAEATSAMF
- the LOC120640545 gene encoding uncharacterized protein LOC120640545 isoform X2: MGKSKDKKASREAKEDNKWALGVKKKQLKRKKDRVVECAVDSEPAAEHGVSEDKELARRKKIALLKQKKKNKHAKVKSSHARADDVVESLSDSKDDATPQLKKKRSKKKLMESSSPVKVYESSVASDDAGASKLKKKKRKGKGGKSSAGINDAEEILHENQNEETLSADVNQLAAQSEDMDNEGPEKPKRRKKKWILEYKQKRPGLKVLQERIDEFIVAHEEQQEKEMKEREARAAEDGWTVVVHHKGRKKTTDTESGTTVGSVSLVAMQEKMAKKKPKEVDMNFYRFQKREARLSELAMLQSKFEQDRKRIQELRAQRKFKPY
- the LOC120640545 gene encoding pre-mRNA-splicing factor CWC22 homolog isoform X1, which gives rise to MGKSKDKKASREAKEDNKWALGVKKKQLKRKKDRVVECAVDSEPAAEHGVSEDKELARRKKIALLKQKKKNKHAKVKSSHARADDVVESLSDSKDDATPQLKKKRSKKKLMESSSPVKVYESSVASDDAGASKLKKKKRKGKGGKSSAGINDAEEILHENQNEETLSADVNQLAAQSEDMDNEGPEKPKRRKKKELKKSNKAKSNKHASSKDNNLERHVEVDTANTDEIPSVDEDCSRGMKKWILEYKQKRPGLKVLQERIDEFIVAHEEQQEKEMKEREARAAEDGWTVVVHHKGRKKTTDTESGTTVGSVSLVAMQEKMAKKKPKEVDMNFYRFQKREARLSELAMLQSKFEQDRKRIQELRAQRKFKPY